Proteins encoded within one genomic window of Anopheles gambiae chromosome 3, idAnoGambNW_F1_1, whole genome shotgun sequence:
- the LOC133393300 gene encoding uncharacterized protein LOC133393300 isoform X1: protein MHVLVDIASASAKDRQVFRSRLFTRVPSAMASRSSQYRKRRRFMEEVEREIDNEINNMEPSSPVMVPASTSRMFNELHSTDSNLGANVECSFSIDVDTNNTNNDSAATVDENNLDDIEDEQEECAEDFYDAYNYLNDFQSLKEALRYLAIMGHLSRNFLNLLLAILRKFGHPELPKDGRTLLKIPKVSQEIQHIAGGQMWYSGIEVGLRNYFRNHVPEENKFSLHIFIDGLPLFKSSATQFWPILFKVKEIPDCPVMIAGVFCGQKKPTDLEPYLRQLVDELNNLQVIGMLFGEKVVKIFAKAFVTDTPARAFIKSVMYFPAKHGCTKCTLVGEFVKPERKVIFCSPQPAPSRTDESFRQRHDTEHHKQIRSPLEEIGGLDMIKSFPTSDRLHLIDIGNTRKILYGLFHHKFISFVIWSSEHKKNASHFLMKTKLPSEIHRPFRSLDTLQYWKATEFRSFLHYISPVIYKDFMHSDGFNHYLLYFCGITIFSSSVYKNLNPLAKRMLQQFVVDFPLYYGRTHMSSNVHNLLHVFDDVEELGPLDDWSSYDYENFLQFIKRDVKTGSKCVEQVAGRCKLYASINVHHGPKEKKYPCLTIDGCGLHVTESFVLKPKFRDQWFLTKSNGIVKFLRAEISPQNSLVIVGIKYDNKENYFTATFKDNVSFVAIQSSELNIHKLNSYSPSTMVTLDLKSIKCKLVAVNLPPRPLVYFDVDEFQDSMPPSVLFIPLLHTFLPN, encoded by the exons ATGCATGTATTGGTTGACATTGCAAGTGCGTCGGCGAAGGACAGACAAGT TTTTAGATCCAGATTATTTACGAGAGTACCATCAGCAATGGCTTCAAGATCATCCCAATATCGGAAGCGTCGTCGCTTTATGGAAGAAGTTGAGAGAGAAATAGACAATGAGATCAATAATATGGAGCCTTCCTCACCTGTCATGGTTCCGGCATCGACGAGCAGGATGTTCA ACGAATTGCATAGTACTGATAGCAACTTAGGTGCGAATGTAGAGTGTAGCTTTAGCATAGATGTAGATACTAACAATACTAACAATGACAGCGCTGCAACTGTTGACGAAAATAATTTGGATGATATAGAAGATGAACAGGAAGAATGTGCTGAAGATTTTTATGATGCTTAtaactatttgaatgattttcaaaGTTTAAAAGAAGCTTTGAGATATTTGGCAATAATGGGTCATCTTTCTCGCAACTTTCTCAACTTGCTTCTAgcaattttaagaaaatttGGTCATCCTGAACTTCCTAAAGATGGTCGTACTTTACTAAAAATTCCTAAAGTTAGCCAAGAGATTCAGCATATAGCAGGTGGACAAATGTGGTACTCAGGGATAGAAGTTGGCCTTCGaaattattttaggaatcatGTTCCAGAGGAAAATAAGTTTTCGTTACATATTTTTATCGATGGGCTTCCTCTTTTCAAAAGTAGTGCTACACAATTTTGGCCAATTCTttttaaagtaaaagaaaTTCCCGATTGCCCGGTAATGATCGCAGGTGTATTTTGTGGTCAGAAAAAACCTACCGACTTAGAGCCTTATTTGCGACAGCTCGTAGATGAATTAAACAATTTGCAAGTAATAGGCATGCTGTTTGGAGAGAAAGTTGTAAAAATTTTTGCCAAGGCTTTTGTCACCGATACCCCTGCGCGGGCCTTTATAAAATCGGTAATGTACTTTCCGGCAAAACATGGGTGCACAAAGTGTACTCTCGTTGGAGAGTTTGTAAAACCGGAGCGCAAAGTAATATTTTGTTCACCACAACCTGCTCCATCACGTACAGATGAAAGTTTTCGACAAAGACACGATACAGAGCATCATAAACAAATTCGATCTCCTTTAGAAGAGATTGGTGGATTAGATATGATCAAAAGTTTTCCCACTTCTGATCGACTTCATCTTATCGATATTGGCAACACTCGTAAAATTTTGTACGGCCTTTTTCATCATAAATTTATAAGTTTTGTAATATGGTCTAGTGAACACAAGAAAAATGCCTCTCACTTTTTGATGAAAACGAAACTGCCTTCTGAAATACATCGACCATTTCGATCTCTTGACACTCTTCAGTATTGGAAAGCAACTGAATTTAGGTCTTTTCTACACTATATTAGCCCTGTTATATATAAAGATTTTATGCACAGTGACGGCTTTAACCATTATTTGCTCTACTTTTGTGGCATAACTATTTTCTCATCGTCAGTATATAAAAATTTAAACCCGCTTGCAAAAAGAATGCTTCAacaatttgttgttgatttccCACTGTACTATGGTCGCACCCATATGAGCAGCAATGTGCACAATCTTCTCCACGTATTTGATGACGTTGAAGAACTTGGTCCATTGGACGATTGGTCTTCTTATGATTATGAAAACTttttacagtttattaaacgAGATGTTAAGACAGGTTCAAAATGTGTGGAACAAGTAGCGGGCAGATGCAAGTTATATGCCTCAATTAATGTACATCATGGTcccaaagaaaagaaatatcCCTGTTTGACTATAGATGGCTGTGGACTACATGTAACTGAAAGCTTTgttttaaaaccaaaatttCGGGATCAATGGTttttaacaaaatcaaatggTATAGTGAAATTTTTGAGAGCAGAAATCTCTCCGCAGAATTCGTTGGTTATCGTTGGAATCAAGTATGATAAtaaggaaaattattttacgGCTACATTTAAAGATAATGTATCTTTTGTAGCGATACAGTCTAGTGAACTGAACATTCATAAACTAAATTCTTATTCACCATCTACTATGGTGACACTTGACCTTAAGTCTATTAAATGTAAGTTAGTTGCCGTTAATTTACCCCCTCGTCCTCTTGTGTACTTTGATGTTGATGAATTTCAAGATTCTATGCCTCCATctgtattatttattccatTATTACACACTTTTCTTCCGAACTAA
- the LOC133393300 gene encoding uncharacterized protein LOC133393300 isoform X2, translating into MASRSSQYRKRRRFMEEVEREIDNEINNMEPSSPVMVPASTSRMFNELHSTDSNLGANVECSFSIDVDTNNTNNDSAATVDENNLDDIEDEQEECAEDFYDAYNYLNDFQSLKEALRYLAIMGHLSRNFLNLLLAILRKFGHPELPKDGRTLLKIPKVSQEIQHIAGGQMWYSGIEVGLRNYFRNHVPEENKFSLHIFIDGLPLFKSSATQFWPILFKVKEIPDCPVMIAGVFCGQKKPTDLEPYLRQLVDELNNLQVIGMLFGEKVVKIFAKAFVTDTPARAFIKSVMYFPAKHGCTKCTLVGEFVKPERKVIFCSPQPAPSRTDESFRQRHDTEHHKQIRSPLEEIGGLDMIKSFPTSDRLHLIDIGNTRKILYGLFHHKFISFVIWSSEHKKNASHFLMKTKLPSEIHRPFRSLDTLQYWKATEFRSFLHYISPVIYKDFMHSDGFNHYLLYFCGITIFSSSVYKNLNPLAKRMLQQFVVDFPLYYGRTHMSSNVHNLLHVFDDVEELGPLDDWSSYDYENFLQFIKRDVKTGSKCVEQVAGRCKLYASINVHHGPKEKKYPCLTIDGCGLHVTESFVLKPKFRDQWFLTKSNGIVKFLRAEISPQNSLVIVGIKYDNKENYFTATFKDNVSFVAIQSSELNIHKLNSYSPSTMVTLDLKSIKCKLVAVNLPPRPLVYFDVDEFQDSMPPSVLFIPLLHTFLPN; encoded by the exons ATGGCTTCAAGATCATCCCAATATCGGAAGCGTCGTCGCTTTATGGAAGAAGTTGAGAGAGAAATAGACAATGAGATCAATAATATGGAGCCTTCCTCACCTGTCATGGTTCCGGCATCGACGAGCAGGATGTTCA ACGAATTGCATAGTACTGATAGCAACTTAGGTGCGAATGTAGAGTGTAGCTTTAGCATAGATGTAGATACTAACAATACTAACAATGACAGCGCTGCAACTGTTGACGAAAATAATTTGGATGATATAGAAGATGAACAGGAAGAATGTGCTGAAGATTTTTATGATGCTTAtaactatttgaatgattttcaaaGTTTAAAAGAAGCTTTGAGATATTTGGCAATAATGGGTCATCTTTCTCGCAACTTTCTCAACTTGCTTCTAgcaattttaagaaaatttGGTCATCCTGAACTTCCTAAAGATGGTCGTACTTTACTAAAAATTCCTAAAGTTAGCCAAGAGATTCAGCATATAGCAGGTGGACAAATGTGGTACTCAGGGATAGAAGTTGGCCTTCGaaattattttaggaatcatGTTCCAGAGGAAAATAAGTTTTCGTTACATATTTTTATCGATGGGCTTCCTCTTTTCAAAAGTAGTGCTACACAATTTTGGCCAATTCTttttaaagtaaaagaaaTTCCCGATTGCCCGGTAATGATCGCAGGTGTATTTTGTGGTCAGAAAAAACCTACCGACTTAGAGCCTTATTTGCGACAGCTCGTAGATGAATTAAACAATTTGCAAGTAATAGGCATGCTGTTTGGAGAGAAAGTTGTAAAAATTTTTGCCAAGGCTTTTGTCACCGATACCCCTGCGCGGGCCTTTATAAAATCGGTAATGTACTTTCCGGCAAAACATGGGTGCACAAAGTGTACTCTCGTTGGAGAGTTTGTAAAACCGGAGCGCAAAGTAATATTTTGTTCACCACAACCTGCTCCATCACGTACAGATGAAAGTTTTCGACAAAGACACGATACAGAGCATCATAAACAAATTCGATCTCCTTTAGAAGAGATTGGTGGATTAGATATGATCAAAAGTTTTCCCACTTCTGATCGACTTCATCTTATCGATATTGGCAACACTCGTAAAATTTTGTACGGCCTTTTTCATCATAAATTTATAAGTTTTGTAATATGGTCTAGTGAACACAAGAAAAATGCCTCTCACTTTTTGATGAAAACGAAACTGCCTTCTGAAATACATCGACCATTTCGATCTCTTGACACTCTTCAGTATTGGAAAGCAACTGAATTTAGGTCTTTTCTACACTATATTAGCCCTGTTATATATAAAGATTTTATGCACAGTGACGGCTTTAACCATTATTTGCTCTACTTTTGTGGCATAACTATTTTCTCATCGTCAGTATATAAAAATTTAAACCCGCTTGCAAAAAGAATGCTTCAacaatttgttgttgatttccCACTGTACTATGGTCGCACCCATATGAGCAGCAATGTGCACAATCTTCTCCACGTATTTGATGACGTTGAAGAACTTGGTCCATTGGACGATTGGTCTTCTTATGATTATGAAAACTttttacagtttattaaacgAGATGTTAAGACAGGTTCAAAATGTGTGGAACAAGTAGCGGGCAGATGCAAGTTATATGCCTCAATTAATGTACATCATGGTcccaaagaaaagaaatatcCCTGTTTGACTATAGATGGCTGTGGACTACATGTAACTGAAAGCTTTgttttaaaaccaaaatttCGGGATCAATGGTttttaacaaaatcaaatggTATAGTGAAATTTTTGAGAGCAGAAATCTCTCCGCAGAATTCGTTGGTTATCGTTGGAATCAAGTATGATAAtaaggaaaattattttacgGCTACATTTAAAGATAATGTATCTTTTGTAGCGATACAGTCTAGTGAACTGAACATTCATAAACTAAATTCTTATTCACCATCTACTATGGTGACACTTGACCTTAAGTCTATTAAATGTAAGTTAGTTGCCGTTAATTTACCCCCTCGTCCTCTTGTGTACTTTGATGTTGATGAATTTCAAGATTCTATGCCTCCATctgtattatttattccatTATTACACACTTTTCTTCCGAACTAA